A region of Mauremys mutica isolate MM-2020 ecotype Southern chromosome 24, ASM2049712v1, whole genome shotgun sequence DNA encodes the following proteins:
- the ZBTB7A gene encoding zinc finger and BTB domain-containing protein 7A isoform X1 translates to MAGGVDGPIGIPFPDHSSDILSSLNEQRNNGLLCDVVILVDGQEFPTHRSVLAACSQYFKKLFTSGLVVDQQNVYEIDFVSVDALSALLDFAYTATLTVSTSNVNEILNAAKLLEIPAVTEVCTDLLDRKILAKNDQMDLVDQIDQRNHLRAKEYLEFFQSNPINGHQGNFPWTNQDLRDLQRLNFQGQEDEEEPDCNGMDFYSQAPPNERPKVNDGDPDSNHAMWLEREEEEAPGALFPSSQNGHYSGHSLTAQGEEEAAPGGHLDQQEASNSPSFVAGGAEAEEAEAREVDGLAASALLQQMISSVGRQQLGEDDQKDDDGVMDYYLKYFSSSHESDVYPSWSQKVEKKIRAKAFQKCPICDKVIQGAGKLPRHIRTHTGEKPYECNICKVRFTRQDKLKVHMRKHTGEKPYLCQQCGAAFAHNYDLKNHMRVHTGLRPYQCDSCFKTFVRSDHLHRHLKKDGCNGIPSRRGRKPRVRDVSGLPAPAGNPEDGSFEAGGERQESQEDTVQKNGQEEHFEDSSNNEASGRLNVAEGSSEGNTQGLS, encoded by the exons ATGGCTGGTGGCGTGGACGGCCCCATCGGGATCCCGTTCCCCGATCACAGCAGCGACATCCTGAGCAGCCTGAACGAGCAGAGGAACAACGGGCTGCTGTGTGACGTGGTCATCTTGGTGGACGGTCAGGAGTTCCCCACCCACCGCTCTGTCCTGGCGGCATGTAGCCAATACTTCAAGAAGCTCTTCACCTCAGGGTTAGTGGTGGACCAGCAAAACGTATACGAGATAGACTTTGTGAGCGTGGACGCCCTGTCGGCGCTGCTCGATTTCGCTTACACCGCGACCCTGACCGTCAGCACTTCGAACGTCAACGAGATCCTCAACGCCGCCAAACTGCTGGAGATCCCGGCGGTAACGGAGGTTTGCACGGATCTCCTAGACAGGAAGATTCTGGCCAAAAATGACCAGATGGATTTAGTAGATCAAATTGATCAAAGGAACCATCTCAGAGCAAAAGAGTACCTGGAGTTCTTCCAGAGCAACCCCATCAACGGCCACCAAGGCAACTTTCCATGGACCAACCAAGACTTGAGAGACCTTCAGAGACTGAACTTCCAAGGGCAAGAGGACGAGGAGGAGCCGGATTGTAACGGCATGGACTTCTACTCACAAGCCCCCCCAAACGAAAGACCAAAGGTGAACGACGGTGACCCTGACAGCAACCATGCCATGTGGCTggaaagagaggaagaggaggcccCGGGAGCCTTATTCCCATCTTCCCAGAATGGACATTACAGTGGACACAGCCTGACGGCACAAGGAGAAGAGGAGGCAGCTCCAGGAGGTCACCTGGACCAGCAGGAAGCCAGCAACTCTCCCAGCTTTGTTGCTGGGGGAGCGGAGGCTGAGGAGGCTGAGGCTAGAGAGGTGGACGGTCTGGCCGCCAGTGCCCTGCTTCAGCAGATGATCAGTTCCGTGGGAAGGCAGCAGCTGGGTGAGGACGACCAGAAGGACGACGACGGGGTGATGGATTATTACTTGAAATACTTCAGCAGCTCTCACGAGAGCGACGTGTATCCGTCCTGGTCCCAGAAGGTGGAGAAGAAGATCAGGGCGAAAGCATTCCAGAAGTGCCCCATCTGTGACAAGGTGATCCAAGGGGCTGGCAAGCTGCCCCGCCACATCCGCACCCACACGGgcgagaaaccctatgaatgcaacATCTGCAAAGTCCGATTCAccag GCAGGACAAGCTGAAAGTTCACATGAGGAAGCACACAGGTGAAAAGCCTTACCTGTGCCAGCAATGCGGGGCTGCTTTTGCTCACAACTACGACTTGAAGAACCACATGCGTGTGCACACTGGCTTGCGGCCTTACCAGTGCGACAGCTGCTTCAAGACTTTCGTCCGATCCGACCACTTGCACAGGCACCTTAAAAAAGATGGGTGCAACGGCATCCCATCCAGAAGGGGGCGCAAGCCCCGGGTCAGAGATGTGAGCGGCCTGCCCGCCCCCGCAGGGAACCCCGAAGACGGAAGCTTCGAAGCTGGTGGCGAGAGACAAGAATCACAGGAGGACACCGTGCAGAAAAATGGCCAGGAGGAGCACTTTGAAGATAGTTCTAACAATGAAGCATCAGGAAGATTGAATGTAGCGGAGGGGTCGTCAGAGGGTAACACACAAGGACTCtcctaa
- the ZBTB7A gene encoding zinc finger and BTB domain-containing protein 7A isoform X2 produces the protein MAGGVDGPIGIPFPDHSSDILSSLNEQRNNGLLCDVVILVDGQEFPTHRSVLAACSQYFKKLFTSGLVVDQQNVYEIDFVSVDALSALLDFAYTATLTVSTSNVNEILNAAKLLEIPAVTEVCTDLLDRKILAKNDQMDLVDQIDQRNHLRAKEYLEFFQSNPINGHQGNFPWTNQDLRDLQRLNFQGQEDEEEPDCNGMDFYSQAPPNERPKVNDGDPDSNHAMWLEREEEEAPGALFPSSQNGHYSGHSLTAQGEEEAAPGGHLDQQEASNSPSFVAGGAEAEEAEAREVDGLAASALLQQMISSVGRQQLGEDDQKDDDGVMDYYLKYFSSSHESDVYPSWSQKVEKKIRAKAFQKCPICDKVIQGAGKLPRHIRTHTGEKPYECNICKVRFTSLHV, from the exons ATGGCTGGTGGCGTGGACGGCCCCATCGGGATCCCGTTCCCCGATCACAGCAGCGACATCCTGAGCAGCCTGAACGAGCAGAGGAACAACGGGCTGCTGTGTGACGTGGTCATCTTGGTGGACGGTCAGGAGTTCCCCACCCACCGCTCTGTCCTGGCGGCATGTAGCCAATACTTCAAGAAGCTCTTCACCTCAGGGTTAGTGGTGGACCAGCAAAACGTATACGAGATAGACTTTGTGAGCGTGGACGCCCTGTCGGCGCTGCTCGATTTCGCTTACACCGCGACCCTGACCGTCAGCACTTCGAACGTCAACGAGATCCTCAACGCCGCCAAACTGCTGGAGATCCCGGCGGTAACGGAGGTTTGCACGGATCTCCTAGACAGGAAGATTCTGGCCAAAAATGACCAGATGGATTTAGTAGATCAAATTGATCAAAGGAACCATCTCAGAGCAAAAGAGTACCTGGAGTTCTTCCAGAGCAACCCCATCAACGGCCACCAAGGCAACTTTCCATGGACCAACCAAGACTTGAGAGACCTTCAGAGACTGAACTTCCAAGGGCAAGAGGACGAGGAGGAGCCGGATTGTAACGGCATGGACTTCTACTCACAAGCCCCCCCAAACGAAAGACCAAAGGTGAACGACGGTGACCCTGACAGCAACCATGCCATGTGGCTggaaagagaggaagaggaggcccCGGGAGCCTTATTCCCATCTTCCCAGAATGGACATTACAGTGGACACAGCCTGACGGCACAAGGAGAAGAGGAGGCAGCTCCAGGAGGTCACCTGGACCAGCAGGAAGCCAGCAACTCTCCCAGCTTTGTTGCTGGGGGAGCGGAGGCTGAGGAGGCTGAGGCTAGAGAGGTGGACGGTCTGGCCGCCAGTGCCCTGCTTCAGCAGATGATCAGTTCCGTGGGAAGGCAGCAGCTGGGTGAGGACGACCAGAAGGACGACGACGGGGTGATGGATTATTACTTGAAATACTTCAGCAGCTCTCACGAGAGCGACGTGTATCCGTCCTGGTCCCAGAAGGTGGAGAAGAAGATCAGGGCGAAAGCATTCCAGAAGTGCCCCATCTGTGACAAGGTGATCCAAGGGGCTGGCAAGCTGCCCCGCCACATCCGCACCCACACGGgcgagaaaccctatgaatgcaacATCTGCAAAGTCCGATTCAccag TCTTCACGTCTGA